The Clarias gariepinus isolate MV-2021 ecotype Netherlands chromosome 4, CGAR_prim_01v2, whole genome shotgun sequence genome window below encodes:
- the ppp1r17 gene encoding protein phosphatase 1, regulatory subunit 17-like, producing the protein MSTGCVRSLSETAEHRLNKQEHPYEDTEMDSQKLRSSEDNQQEELGQKKPRRKDTPVLNSPPLIPGVRLMKGETRLIHLEDEEKETKK; encoded by the exons ATGTCTACAGGCTGTGTGAGGTCACTCTCAGAGACAGCCGAGCACAGACTCAACAAGCAGGAGCATCCCT ATGAGGATACTGAGATGGACAGTCAAAAGCTCAGAAGCTCTGAGGACAATCAGCAAGAAGAACTGGGACAAAAGAAGCCACGGAGGAAAGACACGCCTGTGCTGAACTCCCCCCCTCTCATACCAG GGGTAAGGTTAATGAAAGGAGAAACACGTCTAATTCACTTGGAAGATGAAGAAAAGGAGACAAAGAAGTAG
- the itprid1 gene encoding protein ITPRID2 isoform X1 → MDADPVGDKRSRLLASKTRWSEKGDISLFQQLINADTEKSNPDSINQWHSNITNKDDKQEKFQEYEGDHLKKAGMSEDDLALILEASLDGKTTVQTVQGFFRSYPENPPLTSAWKSLASGILGHSGPPSAMDVLTLWQDDPEELLLDLGFGVEEPDITVKIPARFINHQSKARGINIQVFLDAQQNRIDIENPDVRNRFRQIEVLQQVTTAFNSLVGGIPGAQKPVESQLSEEARVRRKRVGMLFRNASKKTLSQLANTRDQQRLPPSLSGQCFSPEQSGDLDKRIPLKRASLSPLVEEQALVSEGEESTEITTLPQVKSSSQKGSREMKNVTATIVSPKGATGVPAESFELEEIQSFDEGSIGGICTGTSDHPGIERGCLSRVRTNSCQSDSSGFLEEPFVPAYPTPGPELMKVLNAMSGDSTESPQKSEDLQETDVPSTYTQDSNKQTKFYAQDSNIATAIGPVHIGMIKTGDTTKRHIQDTNRTDCWVNKDTVQKDIVSDCVGDSTLQRDLPGLREYGANTMQSTTLNSDSPNLCDYGANTIKNTTLQNDSLSKHDYRTGTVLNTASKKDLPRLSTNYGTNTVQGTALQKDSPVLHDSGASFGKSVTFQNNSQNPSHDVVVEDGSQMEIQKSDLSVFKMDSSTTDPKASTVNKVLEGYNGRSVSVQMCSSLASKSSLRGSISHSLSIGHSPFSDVQLKRECKEQLSTDVADVSGNARSTNSLKTKEHAFSNHWHSQEISKGPYSMSLDKNRSYEDDTRWEAALWSGAQSFRSCGHKWQCCCQNKNSDKQHSGNPDQLNPANSMPYSMEELISMMRCMWKFRKMLTEIEERLEEEQDTVNNTFSDEHSAEIQDIMKLRAAVKKECDMLEQQLNDLVQAYDENMQMKMNRLLDEQAHLCNQLRFTPQPGRISKKSVGVQCNLLTDSPKPCLATQISDDTRLIHNNSEWCPGSKADKLDFVGFIKSLKDGSMNNDSLE, encoded by the exons ATGGATGCTGATCCTGTGGGTGATAAAAGATCAAGACTGTTGGCATCGAAAACCAGATGGAGTGAGAAGGGTGACATATCTCTCTTTCAGCAACTCATCAATGCAGACACAG AAAAATCGAATCCAGACAGCATTAATCAGTGGCATAGTAACATTACTAA tAAAGATGACAAACAAGAGAAATTCCAGGAATATGAAG GAGACCATCTGAAGAAGGCTGGCATGTCTGAAGATGACTTAGCACTTATTTTAGAAG CATCTTTAGATGGTAAAACAACTGTTCAAACCGTGCAAGGATTTTTTAG GTCATATCCAGAAAAtcctcctctgacctctgcctGGAAAAGCTTGGCATCAGGAATATTAGGTCATTCTGGACCACCAAG TGCCATGGATGTCCTGACCTTATGGcaggatgatccagaggagttgCTACTGGATCTGGGCTTCGGTGTTGAGGAGCCTGACATCACAGTAAAGATCCCAGCCCGTTTTATCAACCATCAGTCCAAAGCTCGTGGCATCAATATCCAGGTCTTCTTGGATGCTCAGCAGAACCGCATAGATATAGAGAATCCAGATGTCAGAA ACCGGTTTAGGCAGATAGAGGTGTTACAGCAGGTCACTACAGCCTTCAATTCCTTGGTCGGTGGCATTCCAGGTGCACAGAAACCTGTGGAATCTCAGCTCTCAGAAGAAGCCAGGGTGAGGAGGAAACGGGTTGGCATGCTCTTCCGGAATGCCTCCAAGAAGACGCTTAGCCAACTGGCCAATACCCGAGACCAGCAGCGGCTCCCCCCTTCACTGTCAGGCCAATGCTTCAGCCCAGAGCAGTCTGGCGATCTTGACAAACGAATCCCGCTGAAACGTGCCAGCCTCAGCCCTCTGGTAGAGGAGCAGGCCTTAGTCTCAGAAGGAGAGGAATCCACTGAGATCACAACCCTCCCTCAGGTTAAGAGCAGCAGTCAAAAGGGAAGTAGAGAAATGAAGAATGTTACAGCAACCATTGTCTCTCCAAAAGGGGCTACAGGAGTGCCGGCAGAGTCTTTTGAGTTGGAAGAG ATCCAGAGTTTTGATGAAGGAAGCATAGGAGGAATCTGCACCGGCACTTCTGATCATCCAG GTATTGAGCGGGGATGCCTTTCACGAGTGAGGACAAATAGCTGTCAGTCTGACAGCAGTGGATTTTTGGAGGAACCGTTTGTTCCTGCTTACCCCACCCCTGGACCTGAGCTCATGAAG GTGCTGAATGCGATGTCAGGGGATAGTACAGAAAGCCCACAGAAAAGTGAGGATCTACAGGAGACAGACGTCCCCTCTACGTATACACAGGATTCCAATAAACAGACTAAATTCTATGCACAAGATTCAAATATTGCTACAGCTATAGGACCAGTTCATATTGGAATGATAAAGACAGGAGACACTACAAAGAGGCATATACAGGACACTAATAGAACAGATTGCTGGGTAAATAAAGACACTGTGCAAAAGGATATTGTCAGTGACTGTGTGGGAGATAGTACATTACAAAGAGACTTACCAGGTCTGCGTGAATATGGAGCCAATACCATGCAAAGTACTACATTGAATAGTGACTCACCTAATCTTTGTGACTATGGCGCCAATACCATAAAAAATACTACGTTACAAAATGACTCACTGAGCAAACACGATTACAGAACGGGTACTGTACTAAATACTGCTTCAAAGAAGGACTTACCAAGACTAAGCACTAACTATGGTACTAATACCGTACAAGGTACTGCATTACAAAAGGATTCACCGGTTCTCCATGACTCTGGTGCCAGTTTTGGAAAAAGTGTCACATTTCAGAATAACTCTCAAAATCCATCTCATGATGTGGTTGTGGAAGATGGTTCACAGATGGAGATACAGAAATCAGATTTGTCTGTATTTAAAATGGACTCTTCTACCACAGACCCAAAAGCAAGCACTGTAAACAAAGTCCTTGAAGGGTATAATGGACGTTCTGTGTCAGTGCAAATGTGTTCGAGCTTGGCCTCCAAGAGTTCTCTAAGAGGCAGCATCAGTCACAGCTTATCTATCGGGCACAGTCCATTCAGTGATGTTCAGCTCAAGAGAGAGTGCAAGGAACAGTTAAGCACAGATGTGGCTGATGTTTCAGGCAATGCTAGGAGCACGAACAGTCTTAAAACAAAGGAACATGCATTTTCCAACCATTGGCACTCTCAGGAGATTTCTAAGGGACCATACTCAATGTCACTCGACAAGAACCGATCTTATGAAGATGACACACGATGGGAGGCAGCACTTTGGTCAGGAGCTCAAAGCTTTCGTTCCTGTGGGCACAAATGGCAGTGCTGCTGCCAGAATAAGAACAGTGACAAACAGCACTCTGGCAACCCAGATCAGCTAAACCCAGCCAATAGCATGCCT TATTCCATGGAGGAATTGATCAGCATGATGAGATGTATGTGGAAGTTTCGGAAGATGTTAACAGAGATTGAGGAGAGGCTAGAGGAGGAGCAGGATACTGTAAATAATACTTTCTCAGATGAACACAG TGCTGAGATTCAGGATATCATGAAACTAAGAGCAGCTGTCAAAAAGGAGTGTGACATGTTGGAACAACAGCTCAATGATCTGGTCCAGGCCTATGATGAAAACATGCAAATG AAGATGAACAGACTTTTGGATGAACAGGCCCACCTGTGCAATCAGCTGAGGTTTACACCCCAACCAGGACGCATCTCCAAAAAAAGTGTGGGTGTTCAATGCAACTTGCTGACAGACAGCCCTAAACCATGTCTCGCTACACAAATCTCAGATGACACAAGGCTAATTCACAACAATAGTGAATGGTGCCCTGGCAGCAAAGCTGACAAGCTCGACTTTGTGGGATTTATCAAAAgt TTAAAGGATGGATCCATGAACAATGATTCActggaataa
- the itprid1 gene encoding protein ITPRID2 isoform X2 yields the protein MSEDDLALILEASLDGKTTVQTVQGFFRSYPENPPLTSAWKSLASGILGHSGPPSAMDVLTLWQDDPEELLLDLGFGVEEPDITVKIPARFINHQSKARGINIQVFLDAQQNRIDIENPDVRNRFRQIEVLQQVTTAFNSLVGGIPGAQKPVESQLSEEARVRRKRVGMLFRNASKKTLSQLANTRDQQRLPPSLSGQCFSPEQSGDLDKRIPLKRASLSPLVEEQALVSEGEESTEITTLPQVKSSSQKGSREMKNVTATIVSPKGATGVPAESFELEEIQSFDEGSIGGICTGTSDHPGIERGCLSRVRTNSCQSDSSGFLEEPFVPAYPTPGPELMKVLNAMSGDSTESPQKSEDLQETDVPSTYTQDSNKQTKFYAQDSNIATAIGPVHIGMIKTGDTTKRHIQDTNRTDCWVNKDTVQKDIVSDCVGDSTLQRDLPGLREYGANTMQSTTLNSDSPNLCDYGANTIKNTTLQNDSLSKHDYRTGTVLNTASKKDLPRLSTNYGTNTVQGTALQKDSPVLHDSGASFGKSVTFQNNSQNPSHDVVVEDGSQMEIQKSDLSVFKMDSSTTDPKASTVNKVLEGYNGRSVSVQMCSSLASKSSLRGSISHSLSIGHSPFSDVQLKRECKEQLSTDVADVSGNARSTNSLKTKEHAFSNHWHSQEISKGPYSMSLDKNRSYEDDTRWEAALWSGAQSFRSCGHKWQCCCQNKNSDKQHSGNPDQLNPANSMPYSMEELISMMRCMWKFRKMLTEIEERLEEEQDTVNNTFSDEHSAEIQDIMKLRAAVKKECDMLEQQLNDLVQAYDENMQMKMNRLLDEQAHLCNQLRFTPQPGRISKKSVGVQCNLLTDSPKPCLATQISDDTRLIHNNSEWCPGSKADKLDFVGFIKSLKDGSMNNDSLE from the exons ATGTCTGAAGATGACTTAGCACTTATTTTAGAAG CATCTTTAGATGGTAAAACAACTGTTCAAACCGTGCAAGGATTTTTTAG GTCATATCCAGAAAAtcctcctctgacctctgcctGGAAAAGCTTGGCATCAGGAATATTAGGTCATTCTGGACCACCAAG TGCCATGGATGTCCTGACCTTATGGcaggatgatccagaggagttgCTACTGGATCTGGGCTTCGGTGTTGAGGAGCCTGACATCACAGTAAAGATCCCAGCCCGTTTTATCAACCATCAGTCCAAAGCTCGTGGCATCAATATCCAGGTCTTCTTGGATGCTCAGCAGAACCGCATAGATATAGAGAATCCAGATGTCAGAA ACCGGTTTAGGCAGATAGAGGTGTTACAGCAGGTCACTACAGCCTTCAATTCCTTGGTCGGTGGCATTCCAGGTGCACAGAAACCTGTGGAATCTCAGCTCTCAGAAGAAGCCAGGGTGAGGAGGAAACGGGTTGGCATGCTCTTCCGGAATGCCTCCAAGAAGACGCTTAGCCAACTGGCCAATACCCGAGACCAGCAGCGGCTCCCCCCTTCACTGTCAGGCCAATGCTTCAGCCCAGAGCAGTCTGGCGATCTTGACAAACGAATCCCGCTGAAACGTGCCAGCCTCAGCCCTCTGGTAGAGGAGCAGGCCTTAGTCTCAGAAGGAGAGGAATCCACTGAGATCACAACCCTCCCTCAGGTTAAGAGCAGCAGTCAAAAGGGAAGTAGAGAAATGAAGAATGTTACAGCAACCATTGTCTCTCCAAAAGGGGCTACAGGAGTGCCGGCAGAGTCTTTTGAGTTGGAAGAG ATCCAGAGTTTTGATGAAGGAAGCATAGGAGGAATCTGCACCGGCACTTCTGATCATCCAG GTATTGAGCGGGGATGCCTTTCACGAGTGAGGACAAATAGCTGTCAGTCTGACAGCAGTGGATTTTTGGAGGAACCGTTTGTTCCTGCTTACCCCACCCCTGGACCTGAGCTCATGAAG GTGCTGAATGCGATGTCAGGGGATAGTACAGAAAGCCCACAGAAAAGTGAGGATCTACAGGAGACAGACGTCCCCTCTACGTATACACAGGATTCCAATAAACAGACTAAATTCTATGCACAAGATTCAAATATTGCTACAGCTATAGGACCAGTTCATATTGGAATGATAAAGACAGGAGACACTACAAAGAGGCATATACAGGACACTAATAGAACAGATTGCTGGGTAAATAAAGACACTGTGCAAAAGGATATTGTCAGTGACTGTGTGGGAGATAGTACATTACAAAGAGACTTACCAGGTCTGCGTGAATATGGAGCCAATACCATGCAAAGTACTACATTGAATAGTGACTCACCTAATCTTTGTGACTATGGCGCCAATACCATAAAAAATACTACGTTACAAAATGACTCACTGAGCAAACACGATTACAGAACGGGTACTGTACTAAATACTGCTTCAAAGAAGGACTTACCAAGACTAAGCACTAACTATGGTACTAATACCGTACAAGGTACTGCATTACAAAAGGATTCACCGGTTCTCCATGACTCTGGTGCCAGTTTTGGAAAAAGTGTCACATTTCAGAATAACTCTCAAAATCCATCTCATGATGTGGTTGTGGAAGATGGTTCACAGATGGAGATACAGAAATCAGATTTGTCTGTATTTAAAATGGACTCTTCTACCACAGACCCAAAAGCAAGCACTGTAAACAAAGTCCTTGAAGGGTATAATGGACGTTCTGTGTCAGTGCAAATGTGTTCGAGCTTGGCCTCCAAGAGTTCTCTAAGAGGCAGCATCAGTCACAGCTTATCTATCGGGCACAGTCCATTCAGTGATGTTCAGCTCAAGAGAGAGTGCAAGGAACAGTTAAGCACAGATGTGGCTGATGTTTCAGGCAATGCTAGGAGCACGAACAGTCTTAAAACAAAGGAACATGCATTTTCCAACCATTGGCACTCTCAGGAGATTTCTAAGGGACCATACTCAATGTCACTCGACAAGAACCGATCTTATGAAGATGACACACGATGGGAGGCAGCACTTTGGTCAGGAGCTCAAAGCTTTCGTTCCTGTGGGCACAAATGGCAGTGCTGCTGCCAGAATAAGAACAGTGACAAACAGCACTCTGGCAACCCAGATCAGCTAAACCCAGCCAATAGCATGCCT TATTCCATGGAGGAATTGATCAGCATGATGAGATGTATGTGGAAGTTTCGGAAGATGTTAACAGAGATTGAGGAGAGGCTAGAGGAGGAGCAGGATACTGTAAATAATACTTTCTCAGATGAACACAG TGCTGAGATTCAGGATATCATGAAACTAAGAGCAGCTGTCAAAAAGGAGTGTGACATGTTGGAACAACAGCTCAATGATCTGGTCCAGGCCTATGATGAAAACATGCAAATG AAGATGAACAGACTTTTGGATGAACAGGCCCACCTGTGCAATCAGCTGAGGTTTACACCCCAACCAGGACGCATCTCCAAAAAAAGTGTGGGTGTTCAATGCAACTTGCTGACAGACAGCCCTAAACCATGTCTCGCTACACAAATCTCAGATGACACAAGGCTAATTCACAACAATAGTGAATGGTGCCCTGGCAGCAAAGCTGACAAGCTCGACTTTGTGGGATTTATCAAAAgt TTAAAGGATGGATCCATGAACAATGATTCActggaataa